The Aurantiacibacter arachoides genome window below encodes:
- the uvrC gene encoding excinuclease ABC subunit UvrC, which yields MSRAEAGSPSDPRGKERFNEERAAYTVKGDGDKGAQPDLETGVAAIRETVRTLKPKPGVYRMLDARGDVLYVGKARSLKARVANYTQVKALSTRLKRMVSQCRAMEIVTTNSEADALLLEAQFIKRFRPPYNVLLRDDKSFPFILLREGHDFPRIQKHRGARKAKGNYYGPFASAGSVNTTINALQKLFLLRSCTDSFFARRDRPCLLYQIKRCSAPCVGRIDKEGYDSLIQEAKDFLGGRSGAVQAKIESQMAKAAADLDFETAALLRDRLRAATFIQGSQAVNADGVGDADVFALHAKGGQIAVQGFFVRGGQNWGHRAFFPKNTGEIDEGEVLADVLLQFYEEVPPPRHILVDRELPEQALLEEAFSTLADRRVAISTPQRGERRRLMQQAQRNAVEALDRRLAESGTQAKIMREMADFLELAEVPQRIEIYDNSHIQGDKALGAMVVAGPEGYIKNQYRKFNIRTAQTNDDFGMMREVMSRRFTRAMTEDPDREKAGVWPDLVLIDGGKGQMSSVRDTLEELGIEDVPLVAIAKGPHHGREGREVFHFPDGREKTLPVNSPVLFYLQRLRDEVHRFAIGAHRAKRSRAITASPLDEIPGIGPARKRALLLHFGTASKVRAAALDDLKRVPGVSESVAQKVYDFYHAGG from the coding sequence ATGAGCCGCGCCGAAGCAGGATCCCCGTCCGACCCGAGGGGCAAGGAACGCTTCAACGAAGAGCGCGCTGCCTACACCGTGAAAGGCGACGGCGACAAAGGTGCGCAGCCCGATCTGGAAACGGGTGTCGCTGCCATTCGCGAAACCGTCCGCACGCTCAAGCCGAAGCCTGGCGTCTACCGCATGCTCGATGCGCGTGGGGACGTGCTGTATGTCGGCAAGGCGCGCAGCCTGAAGGCGCGGGTGGCGAACTACACGCAGGTCAAGGCGCTCTCCACGCGGTTGAAGCGCATGGTCAGCCAATGCCGGGCGATGGAGATCGTCACCACCAATTCGGAAGCCGACGCGCTGCTGCTGGAAGCGCAATTCATCAAGCGCTTTCGCCCGCCCTACAACGTGCTGCTGCGCGATGACAAAAGCTTCCCGTTCATCCTGCTGCGCGAAGGGCACGACTTCCCGCGCATCCAGAAGCACCGCGGGGCGCGCAAGGCCAAGGGCAATTATTACGGCCCGTTCGCCAGCGCCGGATCGGTCAACACCACGATCAACGCGCTGCAAAAGCTGTTCCTGCTGCGCAGTTGCACCGACAGCTTCTTCGCCCGCCGCGACCGGCCGTGCCTGCTCTACCAGATCAAGCGTTGCAGCGCGCCGTGCGTGGGCCGCATCGACAAGGAGGGCTACGACTCCCTGATTCAGGAGGCGAAGGACTTCCTGGGCGGCAGGTCGGGCGCGGTGCAGGCGAAGATCGAAAGCCAGATGGCAAAGGCCGCCGCCGATCTCGATTTCGAGACCGCGGCACTGCTGCGCGACCGGCTGCGCGCCGCCACGTTCATCCAGGGCAGCCAGGCGGTGAACGCCGACGGGGTGGGCGATGCCGACGTCTTCGCGCTCCACGCCAAGGGCGGGCAGATCGCGGTGCAGGGCTTCTTCGTGCGCGGCGGGCAGAACTGGGGCCACCGCGCCTTCTTCCCCAAGAACACCGGCGAGATCGACGAGGGCGAGGTGCTGGCCGACGTGCTGCTGCAATTCTACGAGGAAGTGCCGCCCCCGCGCCACATCCTCGTCGACCGCGAACTGCCGGAGCAGGCGCTGCTGGAGGAGGCCTTCTCCACGCTGGCCGATCGCCGCGTCGCCATCTCCACCCCGCAGCGCGGCGAGCGGCGGCGGCTGATGCAGCAGGCCCAGCGCAACGCGGTGGAGGCGCTCGACCGGAGGCTGGCGGAGAGCGGCACGCAGGCGAAAATCATGCGCGAGATGGCCGATTTCCTGGAGCTGGCCGAGGTGCCGCAGCGCATCGAGATCTACGACAACAGCCATATCCAGGGGGACAAGGCGCTGGGCGCGATGGTCGTTGCCGGGCCGGAGGGCTACATCAAGAACCAGTATCGCAAGTTCAACATCAGGACCGCGCAGACCAACGACGACTTCGGCATGATGCGCGAGGTGATGAGCCGCCGCTTCACCCGCGCCATGACCGAGGACCCGGACCGCGAGAAGGCCGGCGTCTGGCCCGATCTGGTGCTGATCGACGGCGGCAAGGGGCAGATGTCGAGCGTGCGCGATACGCTGGAGGAACTGGGTATCGAGGACGTGCCGCTGGTGGCCATCGCCAAGGGCCCGCACCACGGGCGCGAGGGGCGCGAGGTGTTCCACTTCCCCGACGGGCGCGAGAAAACGCTGCCGGTCAATTCGCCGGTTCTGTTCTACCTCCAGCGCCTGCGCGACGAGGTGCACCGCTTCGCCATCGGCGCCCACCGCGCCAAGCGCAGCCGCGCCATCACCGCCTCACCGCTGGACGAGATCCCCGGCATAGGTCCGGCCCGCAAACGCGCGCTGTTGCTGCACTTCGGAACGGCCAGTAAGGTGCGGGCGGCAGCGCTGGACGATCTCAAGCGCGTGCCCGGCGTCAGCGAAAGCGTGGCGCAGAAGGTCTACGATTTCTACCACGCGGGGGGGTAA